The segment TATGGGTCTTACCTTGCTGGACGGAAAGTTAAGCACCCATCAGATTTTCCTAGTTTATGGGCCCGAAGGACAACCAACTGCCAACCTTTTTTTAGATGAAAGCCGATCCGCTTTCATGAGCAATCCGAATGTTTTTGCTACGAGTAAGGCTGATTTAGAAGCAATTAATTTTCCAGCTTGGGATTATGCATCCATTATCTCAGCGGGACCTTATGACATACCAGCTAAACAGTTTATCGCTGTTACTTTTGCTCTCGTTGCTGGTGAAAACTTAGCAGACCTGCAGAAAAATATCAATGCGGCAAAAACCGTTACTTTTACGCCGCAACGGTTGACTACCGAGGTTGTAAGAGGAGCCGTCCGGTTAAAATGGGAGGCAGCAATCAATCCAAGCGTAACTGGCTATACTGTCTTGAGGCAGGCGGGGAATAAGAGTGAATTCCAGCGGGTTGGGCGGATTGTCGAAGGAGCCACCTTCGATGACACAGAGATTCAGGGCGGCGTGGAATATACCTACAAGATTCGTCCTGTTCATTCCAGTGGGGAACCGCTTGAATTCGATTCCTCAGAAGTTAGTATCATCCCGGGCCATTTTACGGATACACCGGTCGGCTTAGCAGCAACACGCGATGGAGGCCAGGTTATCCTCGGTTGGACAAAATCTACAGGTAATATCAGCCGATATCTTATCTATCGTAATCACACCGGCCGCGACCCGTGGACGCAGATTGCATCGGTTTCGTCCGGAACTTCCACTTTTGCTGATCGCAATGTCTATCCGGGTTTGCAGTATTTCTACGCAATCACCGCGACGAATCCGTCCGGTGGGGAGAGTCAACTTTCCCAGATCGTGGAGGTCGCTATCCCCGAAGAAACCATTGCATCCCCCGAATTGAACTTAGACAAGGTAATCTTTGTCCCGAATCCATATCGTCTGAGTGGGGGCTCGCATCCAATGGAATTCCGCAATCTACCCCACCGTGCGACAATCCGAATCTACAACAGTACCGGCGATCTCATCAAACAGATTGACCATCGCAACAACACTTCAATTCAACGGTGGAATGGACGGAACGAGGTAGGGGAACAGATCGCTCCCGGTATCTACGTTTATCACATTGAAGCCTTGAGAGAGGGGCAAAAGGGAAAGAATTCGGTGAGTGGAAAGTTTGCGGTGATTCGGTAAAATAGAAAGCGCTATAAAAAAAGCGACGCTACATGATATGTGCGTCGCTTCTGATGATAAAATGCCGGGAAGGGGATTTGAACCCCTACGGGCGAAAGGGCCCACTAGATCCTGAATCTAGCTTGTCTACCAATTCCAACATCCCGGCGTAATCCTTTTACCGCCGGTTTAACATGGCTTGTCAAGGAATTTCTACTTCCCAACAACCTAGACCCGAATACGCTCGCTTGCTTTGTGGTATACATCAGCAGGCAAAAAGACAGGCGACAACGTTCATCTTCGCGCTTTGATTTCCGCCCATTTAACGGCTATTTTGCCGGTGGGTTCGACCGCAGCAACTGGAGCATATTTGTCGAGTGATTTCCCACGGTCCCCTAGCTCTTTGGCTTCTTTAACTTGAGCAGCGGTCAGCACATGACTGAGAACCACCACTTCATCCATGACGCCTTGAACATATCCCAACTGATCCCGACGGACTTTACCAGCGTCCGGGTCACGCAAATCGTGGCCGATGGTCAACGGGAATTCAGTTGGCTGAAACGCTCCTCTCTGTTCCTTAACCACTTTTTCCTTCCCATTGGTATAGACTCTGACTTCTTTGCCGTCGGCAACCGCGGCAACATGATACCAGTCATTTGCTACAAGAAAGTCTGGATCTACCGCAGCTGTTCGACCACCCTCCGTATTGGCATCAAATGCGAACCCGCCTAACTTAAACCCTTCACGAAACGTTCGCAGTGCGTAAGAAGCCCAAAATCGCTTGTTCGACTCCTTGAAAGGCGCGTTTTTCCAAACCAAGGACTGATCTCTGCCAAAATCGGGTCGCGTAAATTTAACCCAGCACATCAACGTTACCTGATCCTGCGCATTGAGACTGGCGTCATGGGGAACCTCAAAGTAGGAGTCCGCCCCTTCCTCTAGTATAACGCCGCCGGCAACATGTCCCTTTGGCGTCCATCCGGCACCCCCTTTGAATTCACCGTGATTGTTATTTGGCGAAGAATCCCTGTGTGCATTCGCTTTGACATCAAACGTCCAATAACCGAGCAGTTTGGCATCAACATCCATCAAAAAAGAACCGAGAAGGAAGATGAGCACTCCCCCAAAAATGATAAATCGTCGAGACATTGGTCATACCTCCTGTTAGTTGAACTAAACCCCGCTAAAGTGTTGAAATCATAACAAAGACTAAACTACTTTGCCATCTTGATCTCGCCCCATTTAACCGCTAACTTGCCTTGGAGTTCGACTCCGAAGACAGGTTGGAAAGCCTCAAGCGACCTCCCTCTTTCGCCTAGGTCCATCGCTTCTTGGATTTGACCTGCGGTCAGCGCATGGTCTAAGATCACTACTTCATCCATGATACCCCGAACAAATCCCAGAAAGTGTCGAGCAACAGGTTCATCCGGGTCGCGCAGATCAAACCCAATCGTCAGCGGGTCATCGGAAGGCTGAAACTCGCCCCTCTGGTCGCCAACTGCTTTCTCTTTTCCGTTGGTGTAAACCCTTACTTTTGTGCCATCAGCAACCCCTGCAACGTGATACCATTCATCCACAACGAGCGGAAAATCCGGATCTATTGCCGCCGCTCGTGCCTCAGTCATATTTGCGTCAAAGGAGAACGAGCCTCGACTAATCCCAGGTCGATACAGTCGAAGCGCGTACGAAGTCCAGAATCTCTTATTTTCTGCATAAGGGGCATTTTTCCAAATCAAGGAACCATCTTCTCCGAAGCCTGTAAAAGCACCGGGATCCGTAAATTTGACCCAACACATCATGGTAATTTGCCCTGTCTTCACATTCAAACTTTCATGATGGGGGACTTCAAGCCAAGTCTCTTGACCATTTGGTAATTGCAGCGCGCCCTTTACCTTGCCCTTGTCTGTCCATTGGGCTTCACCGACGAATGTCTTCGTTTCGCCATGGTTGCGGTTTGGAGAGGAATCCTTTCCCAGATTATTTTTGTCCTCGAAAGCCCAATAACCGAGAAGTTTGGCATCAGTGTTAGTCAAGGGGCAACAGAAAAGATAGATTAACAGTACACCGAAAACTAATATAATACGAAACATTAATCACCCTCCTATCTGTAGTCACAATCAAGCTGGTGAGAATGCGAGGAGTTTACTAGGCCCCGTAGCAAATCAGGAAATAACAGGCCTAGACGACACTTAGTTCCTCACTTTGATCTCTGCCCATTTGATGGCTAATTTACCCGGAGATTCAACAGCGAAAACCGGCTGAAATTCTTCAAGTGACTGCCCTGCTTCCCCTAGCTTCATTGCTTCTCGGATCTGTCCAGCAGTTAGTGCATGATTGAGGATCACGACTTCATCCATGATACCGGCAAGAAACCCCAATTGGTCTCGACGCACGGCACCTGCCTTTGGATTACGCAAATCAACGCCAATGGTCAATGGAAGTTCCGTAGGCTGGAACTCACCACGTTGTTCCACGGACGCCTTTTCCACTCCGTTTGCGTAAACTTTTACCTGCGCCCCATCCGCAATGGCTGTAGCATGAAGCCATTCATTCACTTCAGGTTGGTCTTCATCGGCAGTAACAGTCCGCCCTTTTGTCATATTTGCGTCAAATGCGAAACCCGCCTTGAACTCTCTGCGAAACAACCGCAAGGCGTAAGATGCCCAAAAGCGCTTATTGGTTTGAAAAGGTGCATTCTTCCAAATTAAAGACTGTTCTCGACCGAGACCTTCAAAATCACCCGGATTGGTAAATTTGACCCAACACATCAAGGTCATCTGATCTTTGAGGTTAAGACTGTTATCGTGGGGAACCTCAAGGTAGGAATCTTCCGCCTCTACCAGTAGCAGCGCCCCGCCGACCTGTCCTTTTTCTGTCCATTTGGTACCGCCCTTCAGCTCCCCATCATTGCGGTTTGGAGAGAGATCCTTTCCCAGCTTATTTTTGTCGTCAAAAGACCAATAACCCAGGAGTTTCGCGTCAAGGTGAATGAGAAAGGAACTGAACAGGTAGCAGAGCAAAATCCCACGACCTAAACGAATACGAGACATGGAAACTCTCCTTTTGTTGAAAAAGCCCGTTATCCAATATATGTGGATACGGCCCGGACAGCGGACCACATCTTAGCTTGACTCGTCTATGAGATCCTGCGGTAGTTTAACTTTGATAACGCACTGCGTGCCTCAATATTTGAGACTCGTGAAAATTCGTCTATCCCTCAGGATTAGAAGGATGAGAGACAGGCGGGACACTTACCAACATCGAGAGTATTAATTGCTGGCTTTAATTGCCCCCCATTGGGTGGCTAATTTGTCCTCAGGTTCAACGGCGAAAATAGGATTGTACCCTTCAATCGGTTTCCCTTTTTCGCCTAATTCCATTGCTGCTTTGATTTCGGCGCCAGTCAATGCCTTGTCAGCGACTATAACCTCATCCATGACACCGTTCATAAAAGCAAAA is part of the Candidatus Poribacteria bacterium genome and harbors:
- a CDS encoding LamG domain-containing protein, giving the protein MSRRFIIFGGVLIFLLGSFLMDVDAKLLGYWTFDVKANAHRDSSPNNNHGEFKGGAGWTPKGHVAGGVILEEGADSYFEVPHDASLNAQDQVTLMCWVKFTRPDFGRDQSLVWKNAPFKESNKRFWASYALRTFREGFKLGGFAFDANTEGGRTAAVDPDFLVANDWYHVAAVADGKEVRVYTNGKEKVVKEQRGAFQPTEFPLTIGHDLRDPDAGKVRRDQLGYVQGVMDEVVVLSHVLTAAQVKEAKELGDRGKSLDKYAPVAAVEPTGKIAVKWAEIKARR
- a CDS encoding LamG domain-containing protein — protein: MFRIILVFGVLLIYLFCCPLTNTDAKLLGYWAFEDKNNLGKDSSPNRNHGETKTFVGEAQWTDKGKVKGALQLPNGQETWLEVPHHESLNVKTGQITMMCWVKFTDPGAFTGFGEDGSLIWKNAPYAENKRFWTSYALRLYRPGISRGSFSFDANMTEARAAAIDPDFPLVVDEWYHVAGVADGTKVRVYTNGKEKAVGDQRGEFQPSDDPLTIGFDLRDPDEPVARHFLGFVRGIMDEVVILDHALTAGQIQEAMDLGERGRSLEAFQPVFGVELQGKLAVKWGEIKMAK
- a CDS encoding LamG domain-containing protein, with protein sequence MSRIRLGRGILLCYLFSSFLIHLDAKLLGYWSFDDKNKLGKDLSPNRNDGELKGGTKWTEKGQVGGALLLVEAEDSYLEVPHDNSLNLKDQMTLMCWVKFTNPGDFEGLGREQSLIWKNAPFQTNKRFWASYALRLFRREFKAGFAFDANMTKGRTVTADEDQPEVNEWLHATAIADGAQVKVYANGVEKASVEQRGEFQPTELPLTIGVDLRNPKAGAVRRDQLGFLAGIMDEVVILNHALTAGQIREAMKLGEAGQSLEEFQPVFAVESPGKLAIKWAEIKVRN